In the Triticum aestivum cultivar Chinese Spring chromosome 2B, IWGSC CS RefSeq v2.1, whole genome shotgun sequence genome, cATGCCTGCGTGAGTCACGATCGACTATGTCTTGGACTGGAGCGAATAGCAGATTGGTGGCTGGTGCGTTGCATACAGCCCCAACAACGCCAATAGGACGAACCAacttatggttggatggttagagagacAGTGCCATcgcagcccatcagggttcaagtcctggtgctcacattattcctgaatttattcaAGGTGCATAGGTgaactttgtaaatttcaagatgatatgtcggttcattctctcgaaggtgctcatagggatagggtgtgcgcgTGTGCATTCATAAGAATGAGCGTATgcacgtatgtatgagcgcttgcatctgtactatGTTCGGAAAAAAAACAAGGCCAATAGCATAGGACAAGTGATTTTCTTAGCCGGTTTTTCATTCACATAAGTGTTTTTTAGCGAACTAATTTATGGTTGGGTGGTTAGGAAGATGGTGGTATTCCCAGCCGATCAGGATTCAAGTACTAGATTTGATACTGATACTtgtatttttctggatttattgcAGGTCTTCCGACGATGTGCGTTTAGTGGAAGGAGACGTTTATGTGGATTACGAAGACATCCGTGGTGACTTTAAGATGATGTGCCAGTTTAGTTTCTCAGATGTATCCATATAGGTAGGGCGTGCATGCGTGCGTTCATGGGGTGAGTAATGTTTGTACGTATAAGGTCTATGTCTGGACTACGTTAAAAAAAGTGGTTTTAGTGATGAATTTAACTTTACCTATGGCTGGAAAAGAACCGTATAAAGTCAAGGTAGGGGGAGTGCTCACGAAAATCCAAATCTgagcccgagctcatctgcacctgcgctcaccaaaaaaatcaaaataaatactaaaaaagttcaaaaaattccaaaaaaaattggggtggtggacaatttgatgcgtgaggtgcgccccaattttcaaaacatttggacttatgtgcagctctcagcaaaaaagataaATCGGAGGTCTGTAAAAATGTGTACTGTTCCTATACTGTTTTggtctgatttgtcttttttgctgagagctgcacataagtccaaatgttttgaaaattggggcgcacctcacgcatcaaattgtccacCGCCTCAATTTTTttcggaattttttgaatttttctgatttttttacaaatttttttttgaacggGTGCAGATGCACCCGGGCACCAAAACGCCGCACTCGAGTGCTCACCCTCGTCCTAACAAGAGCTCCTCCCTTGACTCACACAACGCCTATTTAAGGTCGGGTTGAATTTGTGAAGCTTGAAGATTGACGAATTCATCGCAGACGCTTCAATATCGACACTGACTACGCCTCCCACACCGTCATCAGTATCGATGTTCAGGGCAAGTGATTTGGGGCTAATGGTCTTCGTGAGTTATATGTTCAGGGCAAGGAATTCACCAGCTTCAATTTCCTAGTCTACTTCTTGTGGCATAGCCCAGTGGCCCCAGCCAGGCATCTCAGCATGATCATCATCTTCTGCGATGTCCTCGTCAATCTCCATGTTCTGAGCTGCATTAAGATCAACGTTCAGAGCCAACTGAAGGTTAAGTTGGGGATCATGGTGCTCATCATGTTCGTGATGTTGTAGAGGCCCAAGAAAGTGATTGTGTtggttgggatgataatttgcttGAGGGGGAATAGGATGCGGATTgccattaggatcaataggatctTCATCTGGAGCGTCCAAACCAAGGATTTGTTGTTGCAGAATCACTACCGGCACCAAGAGGGATTCAGTCTGGAAATCATATCCCTCTCCAAATACAATGCTGGCTGGAATGTTGCTGAGCTCTTACACCCTCACTTTCACCATCAGATTAGCCCTAGTACTCCTGACTCGGTCCCATTGGAGAAACTTGCCAAATTTACTAACCGCATTGCTCGCTTCTTGAATATTTCTCCTGTCAAAAGGATAACCACATAACAGAATCCAAGCTTCTTTGTTTAACACTAACCTCCTGCAATTCATGCCTCTGTTGTGTTTAAAAATAACATGGACATCTGTGAACATGTGTGGGCTATTGGAAACCAGAGAATCTCTATCAAAGATGCTATTCAGTTTGACATAGGATTGGCCGAGAGGACACGGCTCAATCTCAGAAAACCCCAACTGCCTGTCAGCAAGAAAATCAGCGAGTACCTCTCTGATGGTCTGGAATGCTACCGAAAGATCGGGCATTGGAACAATAGTAGCAATCGCCCATTCCTCGTGCGTTGCCGGCGCGGCGTCGGTGATGACCCGAATCCTAGCAGGGCGCCCAACAACTTCCACGCTCTGGTGATTAGGAGGAAGAAATGGAGCGGGATTGAATGGGAATGAGGCCATGGTCGTTGGGTCGGGGGTTGGGGCTGCAGATGTGTTCGATGGTTGCCGCCGGCGAGGGTCAAGAGGAATTGAAGCTAGGCGCAGTCAATGGGCAATGGAGTTTTGGGAAGTGCAAAGATTGAGGCTGCCACCCCGGAGAGACAGAGGAGAGGCATTAACTGGGTTGCTCTGGTTGGTCGGTTGACTAGGCGCTCGTGTAGTCTCCATCGCGGGAACAGTGGCGACTTGCCTCGGAATTGGATACGTCGGGATTGGGCTTGAGCTCTTATCGTTGTTGGATGTGGGCCTATTGAGCGAGAAACAGTCTTTGGCGATATGGCCCCATCTCTTGCAGGCCCTGCATTTGATTCTGTTGTGGCAATTGGGCCGTGCATGGCCCGTCATGAGACAGCGCACACATAACTCTTCGGATGGGCCTTTTTGAATATGCGAGGATCCCGCATGATTGGAGTGAACAGAATTATGATTCGCATGAATACCATGAGTAATGTTGCCCTACAATTGCGTGGAGTTTGAAATGTTGCCAGTGGATCTAATAGATCTAGGATTGGATCGAGCCTGATCATGATAGGATGCTGGTGATCTAAGGGCTTGAAGGTATGATTTGCGGGGATGATCTCTGAAAATGTGAGTCCAAGCATCCTCTTTCTCTTGGAGATACTGATCTAGTTCCCAGGAAGAGTTGGGTCCCCCATTACCCCAGAGCAAGAAATTGACATTGAGCAGGGGGAGAGTGATGTTACCTCCCTTGATGATCGAAAAACCCACTTCTTTGGATGAGACAGAGAACTTGAAAGACCAGTTTTGGAGTAACTTGACTTTGAAAAGGGAGGCACGACCATCGAAGCATGAGAGAAGAATGGTGCTCACAGATTCTTCCGTAAGCCTGATCCTGGATCTGGTGAACTCTGCAACGAGGAGAAATTCCTCCATATCCTTACCTTCCTCATAGTTGATAGGGACTCCCCACTTCCGCCATACTTCCGCTGCGAAATCTTGACCGACGTCAAAGTTGAGGCCGGCGAGAGCCATGGGTGAGTTTGATGGGAGGTCGAAGGTGTGTGTGTGGTCGCCGGCGCCGGAGTAGCGGTCAGCGATGGcggtggccgccgcggccggagtggcCAGGCGCTAGGAGCGGAGGGCGCTAGGAGATCCAGTAGGGCTAATGGTCTTCGTGAGTTATATGGACATGCCCTCTTCCCCAAAGTGAAGAGGAAAATAAGATAGCACATGTAAATTACATGCATCTTTCTTTTCATGATCGAGTCCTAGTGAAGTCATACTATTGATTTCTTCTTTACGATTGAATCCTAATTAAGCCGTACTGATAGGAGTAGGGTGCAGTATTTTTTCCTTCCAAAATTCCACAATCTGAAACCGAGGGAACCTCTAGATTCTGTGCACATCGGCCCTACATTTCTGTCGGTGTGGTAACAACCCTATTCTTTTGAAAATAACACCTGCTCCGATAATGGCAGACGATATCAAATCTTGTGATAGATCACAAAAAGAGCAGAGCTATGTGATGTGCACACCATGTTGCATCATCAAATAGACCGCCTCACAGATTTTCCCCCTGTCTACTCACCTTTTCCTCCACTAACTTGCAATCTCGACATTCATCATACACCAAAACAAATGAAAAAGGCATGTGACCCAGAAAAGAAACGAAAGGGAGTGCGCACCAGCACAAACACCTTTGCCGACCCGGGAGAAACTGTCGGTAGAACTGAGCAACTCCTTCGTGTCCATGATTCTATACAGTAGATAGTTCGACGAATATCTGGATAGACTCGCCGATGTTTCATACGGTACATCGTTTGGTCAAGTACATAACTGATCAGATGCCATAAAACAACATCCCTGATAACAGATCTGTTCTTGGTAGTCGGGCGCGCGGGGTTTGCTGTGGAGTTCCTCGGCGGAATTTGTATTGCATCATGCCCAAAATTCTAGTTTTTGCCCAATCTTGCATTATTCTGAGATGTCCGGAGTATAGTAAGGAACTGTGTACCTGTGTTCATACCTCCTTGAAAGGTACGCTCTTCTTGGACCCATGCTTGGCCTTGATCATCTGGTTCAAGGCCTTCACGCACCGGCGGACGATTCCCGGCGACTTCTTCTTCCCTCCGTCGGGCCTCCTTATCACCATGGCCAATGTTGTGccgccagctgctgctgctgctgctctatgGTCAGCAATGGCATTCTCCCCGTAGCCCAAGTCCCTGCCAGCTTTTGCTTCTCCGGTGCCAAGCTGCTTCTCCCGTATCAGCTCCAGGAGGGAAAGCCGTGGCACGTCACCCGCAGGTGGCGGCGTGATCGGCTTCTTCACGCTTAGGCGCTGCGCCAGGGTCTTCTGCTTCGTGTCTTGGCCTCCCCGCGGTGCCTTTTGTTCCTCATCTTGATGTTGCTCTGATGTTTTCTCATCTCCGTCTTGATATTGCTCTGATGCCTTCTCATCCCCATCTTGGCATTGTTTGCCTGTCTTCTCTTCCTCGTCTTGGCATTTCTCTGGTGCCGTTTGCTCCTCAACATGGCATTCCTCTGATGCCTTCTCATCTTGGTATTGTTGTGCTATCTTTTGCTCTTCATCAAGATATTGCTCCGGTATGTTTtgctcatcctcttcctcctcctcgtcttggtATCGCTCTGGTATGTTTTgctcctcctcctcggtctccaaCTCCTCATCTTGGTATTGCTCTGGTGTCTTTTGATCCTCCTCCAACTCCTCATCTTGGTATTGCTCTGGTATGttttgctcctcctcctcctcttcctcctcttcctccaacTCCTTATCTTGGTATTGCTCCGGTGTCTTTTGATCCTCATCTAGGCATTGCTCTGGCGCATCATCATCTTGCTGTTGCTGTCCTGTCTCCTCCTCATCTTGATATTGCTTTGGTACGTTCTGCTCCTCATCTTGGTGCAGATGTGGTTTCTTCTCCTGCTCTCCATCTTCATATTGCTGTGGTTTCTTCTCTTGCTCATCTTGATATTGCTCTGGTGCCTTCTTCTCAACACCTTCACACTCCTGTGGTGCCTGTGGAATCTCCAGCTGCTGCTCTGCATCTTCACATTGCTGAGGTGCCCGCAGCTCTTTTATATCTTCGCACTGGAGCAATCTCTTCAGCTTGGCCTCGTGGAGCAGCTGTCGTGCCAGGGGCGGCACATACCGATCTTCATAACAAGCGACGAGGCTCACTGGTTTTCGTGTCCGCCTCGACATGCCGCGATCGAAGCGGCGAGATTTGTTCACCTCACACTCGGTGGCCATTGTTTGTGGTCTGAGGAGAAGATCACCAGAAAGAGTGCTTGCTCCTTCTGTGGGATGGTGGAGTTATAGGTCGACTGATATGCTGAGGTGTGCAGTCTGTTCTGTGAACAGGTGAACTGGTGGAATGTCTCTTTCAAAGGTTTTGTCTGATTTGTTCATTTAGAAGATATGTACCTGTCGTAGTAGCCTTTCATTCCTCCATGAAGTGGGATTGAAGTTAGCATTCGTAAGCAAGGGGCCAATATTCTGGCTCAAACATTTGAAATATTTGTCCAGCTTTCATTGCACAGCGGTCGTACTATGTTGGATGACAGTATACCGTGAACCACTGTACAGGGGAATGATAAAAGGTAGGCAGAGTTCTAGAAATAAACATCATTCATGTATGATTGAAGCCATGCCCAACAACCTAGGAATGATAGCGAGCGAAAATTTGGTTTCAAGTGAAAGATTTGACTCGTAGGCTTTTCGTAGTTTGACTGTGATATGTGACAGTTTTTGGGTCACTGAAACTTAAGTACTATCACGATTTTTTCCCTTCAAAAACAAATCAAGTGGGCAAAATTCATATATGGTCTAATGGCATGACCTGATGCCAAGTTCCAATAAGTAGGATTTCGGTATCTTGCTCACGTAATCGAAGAAGCGACCCTGAAGAATTGCTAGGGGTAACTTCGCGAAGTAAACCATAAAGGCTAATTCTGCACCTAAACATCAAAATAATGCTCGAGCATAAAGCACATGTTTATGTCACAACTCAGATTAATGTATTGGTCATTTTCCAACTTATATCTCAGGATACATACAAGATTATTCATTTACAGAGTCAATTTTTCTTATTTAGTTACACAAAGGACTCCCTATCTTGCAAACCTCAATGTCCATTCAGCAGCTATTTCATCATGCTTAGCTCTATCAGTCAGGTACAGACGTGCAATGCTCTCCACAAGTGGGTTGTCTGCACAGACAAAAACATCATAATGTTAGGCTTTCCAGTAGAAACGAAGCAACAACTATGTAGATACTATACAGTAAGTATTAAAATACTCCCTTTTCTAAGTTCAGAAATTAATACTGGTAATGTTGGAACATACATGGATCCGGATTTGTGATGATGGCTTTGATCGCCAGTAGCACCTTTGAAATAGTTAAAGCTGGACTCCAGCCATCCTTCAAAATTTCCAAACTCACTGCCCCAGTGGAATCAACATTGCAATGGTAAATCCTTGTTTTGAAAGTCACCTCGAAGAGTCACAGCACAACTGTCAGTTTGTCACCGCAAGTTAAGGTCCCCCGGTGCTAAATTATACTACCGGGTTCCAGCAATTAAATCTAACACATTAGAGTAGAACATAAAACAATGTAAGAATACTTATAAAATATAACTGTCAGATATAAAATCATGACAATCATTGGTTGTAAAATCACAAACATCAGAGCCGTACAGCATATATGTTGGTATGCTACAGCCTACAGTATAGCAGACAGATCTTTTATTTTACAAAACCTTGAGAAAATTCACATGCTCCTGCCTTATTGTTTGGACTATAATTGTTGTGGTGACCTACATTTCGTTTATGCATGGTGCCATATGCTTGTCATGGTAAATGTAGCACTCTGTACAGCTGTGGGGTAGGTGAAAGTAGTGTTAGCATTGTTCCATTGCTGAGATCTGAAAATGGAGGTTGGCTGTTTCTGACCCCTCCCGTCTCAACCTACCACCAAGTCATCTGTCAAAGGTAATAATTGGACCTCCAAACCATGGTGCCAGCGGATGGATACTGATAAATCGATACGGCCAGTAAATAGACAGATATGTTATATGTGTATCATGCTTTCTAATTTACAAAATTATCACAGACTTGTGCTCTAAGCCAAGATATGCCAATACAAACAATATGTCAACAAAGGATAAAGGTGATCTCAATCACACAGTAATAAGGCTTCCGGTGGACAAAATCCTTTTCCAGAAAATCTTTTCTCGGCAAAGCATTAGCTAAAAGCTTGCCACAACATAGGTCAGGAGGACACCTAAGAAAACAACATCTCAGCAACCACACACAATTATTTTTCCTGAATAGCAGCTGTAAAATAAAAACTTCAGATATGTTTCTTTACACATGACCGACATTATGACGGAAAGATGCATAATGTCTTATTACACTCAAGGCATCGGCAAACATACGTCACTTCAGAAGAAACAAAAGCAACATTTCTTTTGGCGGGTAAACAAAAGCAACATTAATTAGCAGCGAAGTAAACTCGCTTTTACATAATACTTTTCTTTTAATCTATGCTCTTTAGAGTGTTCTAATCCTTGCTGGTTTCTCCATGCTTCCACAAAATTTCCTATTGAGGTGTTGTTTCTGGATGAATCTTGATTCTTTGACAGACAGCTCGATACAGCTTCCTCTTTCTAGGCCTTTTTTATTGAATAACGGTAGTAGGCTGTGGAAGTTTGGGGACAACAGACTTCTATGATGGATCTCCTTCCTAATAATTTACTAATGCATATTAAATCTCATCCCTTTGGCCATACACTATATTAGTCTGTTTACATGTTATGAAGACCGGTCTTAATGAAAACAAATCAGATTCCAAATACACAATAAGAATAATAACATTCTTTACGAACTATTTTGAGGTCGTACTTGAGTATTTGAATATGCAAATATCACATTC is a window encoding:
- the LOC123044447 gene encoding cilia- and flagella-associated protein 251-like, with the translated sequence MATECEVNKSRRFDRGMSRRTRKPVSLVACYEDRYVPPLARQLLHEAKLKRLLQCEDIKELRAPQQCEDAEQQLEIPQAPQECEGVEKKAPEQYQDEQEKKPQQYEDGEQEKKPHLHQDEEQNVPKQYQDEEETGQQQQDDDAPEQCLDEDQKTPEQYQDKELEEEEEEEEEEQNIPEQYQDEELEEDQKTPEQYQDEELETEEEEQNIPERYQDEEEEEDEQNIPEQYLDEEQKIAQQYQDEKASEECHVEEQTAPEKCQDEEEKTGKQCQDGDEKASEQYQDGDEKTSEQHQDEEQKAPRGGQDTKQKTLAQRLSVKKPITPPPAGDVPRLSLLELIREKQLGTGEAKAGRDLGYGENAIADHRAAAAAAGGTTLAMVIRRPDGGKKKSPGIVRRCVKALNQMIKAKHGSKKSVPFKEV